The stretch of DNA CCATTGTCCACGAGAACCAGATGCACTTCCTCGGGCCCGTCTTCTTCATCGGCGCGCCTTGGACCGGAGATAAAGTGCATGTAGGTCGCGACTTTCTGGCCGGTGGAGGAACTGGCTAGGAGCTCTAGGAACACGGGAAGATCGCTCTCGGAGGGCAGCAGCTTCTCGATGCCCATAACGGCAATGTGGGTTTGCGGAGCGGTAGTAGAGAGCCGGTTATTGCCCTCGTTCTCAATGATGACGAGACGCCCCGTTTCGGCGACGGCGAAGTTCACGCCGCTGATACCGGCAGCGGCACGCTGAAACTGGCCCCGGAGGTGCTCGCGAGCCTGAAGAGTCAGTTCGGCGGGGTCTTCGGTGTAAGGGCCAAGACCGTCGCGGTGAAAGCTGCGCGCGACCTCGTAGCGGCTCTTGTGGATGATCGGCATCACGATATGGCTGGTGGTGTCGTGATCGACCTGGACCACAAACTCGCCAAGGTCCGTCTCAACCGGTTTGTAGCCCGCCTCTTCAAGGGCGTGGTTGAGGTGGATCTCCTCCGTGGCCATGCTCTTGCCCTTCGCCACGATGTCGCCTCTCTCACAGCGGTCAGCTAGAATACCTAGGATAATGTGCCTGGCCGATTCCGCGGTTGCAGCCCAGTGGACCCTGATTCCGTTTTCGACGCAGCGAGCTTCAAACTGAAGGAGCAGCTCGTGTAAGTGATCCAGCACCCACGCCTTCGTCTCAGCCGCCCACTGCCGCGCCTCTTCGGCTTGGCCACCAACGCCAATCGCAAGAGCCTCTCTGCGCTGCTCGACCTTTCTGGAGGCTGCCTGGCGTACCGAGAATGTCCGGGCTTCCGACTGCGTCCGAGCGAACTCCTCGACGCGCGAACCCTTCATCCCGGGATGGCCTCCGCGAGGATTTGAGCGTAGTGCAACGTACGAAGCGGCAGGTTGTGCCTTTTGATTAGGCCGCCTAGGTGCATGAGGCACCCCATGTCTCCGCTGGCCAGCACCTTGGCTCCGGATTCCATCACGCTTTGGAGCTTGTCGAGACCGATCTGCTCGCTCAGCTTGCCGTGGGTCGCGGAGAACGCCCCGCCGAACCCGCAGCACTGCTCAAAGTGAGCGATCGGCAAGAGCTCGATCCCTGACACCATCCCGAGCAGACGTTCCTGTGAATCGCCTAGGTGGATCGCTCGGCCGTGGCAGGAGCGGTGAAACGCGACCTTCTGGCGATGCGTGATCCCTTGCGGCTCAAGCGGCCATCGGTCGACGCCCACGTGCCGCAGGAGGAACTCGGAGAGTTCATATGTCGGCGGCGGCGTGAGTCCCATCATCGGGTAGCCGTCGCGCAGCATGGCGGCGCAAGAGGCGCTGGGAACGACCACGGGCTCATCCCCTGAGAAGACCTTGAGGCAGTGCTTGGCGACCTGTTTGGAGGCATCCCAATCTCCCGAGTTGAAGGGCGGCTGGCCGCAGCAGGTCTGGTCCTCGGGGAAGATCACCTGGCATCCGGCGTGCTCGAGCGCTCGCGCCGTCGCGACGCCGACCTCCCCATAAAAGGCATCGCAGAGGCAGGTGAGCATCAGTCGTACGCGCATGTTAGGGCTCGTACCTCCGGAGCTCCAAGCTGGCGTCGATGACAGCGGCAACCTCATCGAAATCTCTCAAGGCCCCCTGAGCCATGAACTGCACCGCTAGGTTGCCTAACAC from Armatimonadota bacterium encodes:
- a CDS encoding lactate utilization protein → MKGSRVEEFARTQSEARTFSVRQAASRKVEQRREALAIGVGGQAEEARQWAAETKAWVLDHLHELLLQFEARCVENGIRVHWAATAESARHIILGILADRCERGDIVAKGKSMATEEIHLNHALEEAGYKPVETDLGEFVVQVDHDTTSHIVMPIIHKSRYEVARSFHRDGLGPYTEDPAELTLQAREHLRGQFQRAAAGISGVNFAVAETGRLVIIENEGNNRLSTTAPQTHIAVMGIEKLLPSESDLPVFLELLASSSTGQKVATYMHFISGPRRADEEDGPEEVHLVLVDNGRSKVLNGPYRDILRCIRCGACQNVCPVFRVTSGHGYGHVYGGPIGAVLAPAKDGVEAYGDLAKASSLCGACEEVCPVKIPIPHLLLQLRHEAAEKGVVRDGIPWQWFGRAASNARTWRTGLTLLPYASSLPNPALGSWTEFKEAPSKQGRDFRKWWHERA
- a CDS encoding (Fe-S)-binding protein, translating into MRVRLMLTCLCDAFYGEVGVATARALEHAGCQVIFPEDQTCCGQPPFNSGDWDASKQVAKHCLKVFSGDEPVVVPSASCAAMLRDGYPMMGLTPPPTYELSEFLLRHVGVDRWPLEPQGITHRQKVAFHRSCHGRAIHLGDSQERLLGMVSGIELLPIAHFEQCCGFGGAFSATHGKLSEQIGLDKLQSVMESGAKVLASGDMGCLMHLGGLIKRHNLPLRTLHYAQILAEAIPG